In Flavobacterium sp. GSB-24, the genomic window AGTTAAAATACTTCTTGAACGATTTTGTCGATGAAGTTCAAATTTTAGAAAAAACAGCATAAAGTGAAAACAGAATTTAAACTGTTTAAATAGAAATAATAACCCCTAAAACCTGCAGTTATGTTAAAGAATATTTTGAAGTTGAAAGGTGCAGTAGAATTATCTGCTAATGAGCAAAAAACAATAAACGGAAGTAACGCTCCTATTTGTGATGACGGATTTAAAGCTAAAAGATGTACAGAATTTGGAACAGTATCATCATATTGGGATTGTGTGCCAAATAATTATGTCGGAAGCTGTTAAGGAAATTTTTAAGCATCAAGTTTTTTACAGATTTGAGGCTTATACCCAGAAAACGTAAATAACCAATTATGTTAGAAAAGATTTTAAAAAGTAAAGAAACTAAAAAGCTGACAAAAAAAGAGCAGAAAAACATTTTGGCAGGTGAATATGCACTAGAACCAAATTGTAATAATCCTGCTGACGAAAAATATTATGCTTGCTAATTTGAATATTTAAATAGTAACAGAGACCAAAAAACTCTGTTACTATTAAAAATGAGATTAAAGATGTTAAAGAAAATTTTAAATCTGAACGGTGCTCAAAGTATTAATAAAAATGAGCAGAAAACCATGAGAGGAGGAATTCCTGAGTGCTGGATTTATGCCTTAGAAGCTGGATGCATTTTAATTTCATCAGACGAAACTTGTCCTTTAAATACCACATCAGGTATTTGCGATACAAGTCGTCTTTGTTGTTGATTTTTTTAACTTTTTTAGAAGTAATACGATATAGCCTTATTTAGAATTTAGTCATGTTTTTTTTGAATGTATAGGCGCTCGATCGTGGAACATTGAGCAAATTCTCAGTATTGATGATTGGTACTGGGATTCTTAGGAGTTGGCCGCTGTGTTAATTTTAATTGGTTAGGGTAAACCGCGGCCATGTCCTAAAGAAATTGTGTTACTGGTAATTTTGTTTTTAAATACCCAAACAGAGAAGATTTATATCTTCTCTGTTTTTTTATGGATTAACAAGAATTTTTTTTCTTAAATTGGCCTTGAATAAATCAAATTGAAATTGAAAAAATTCACTCATTACAGACAAGCCGATCATAAAGATTGCGGGCCGACATGTTTAAAGATAATAGCTAAATATTACGGTAAGACAATCAATATTCAGGAGTTGAGAGATTTTAGCGAAACAACTCGTGAAGGAAGTAATTTGCTTTTTTTGAGTGATGCTGCCGAGAAAATCGGTTTTAGGACTTTAGGGGTTAAATTGTCTGTAAAGAGAATAGAGGAAGCTCCGCTGCCATGTATTCTGCATTGGAATAAAGATCATTATGTTGTTCTTTACAAAATAAAAAAAGGTAAATACTATATATCCGATCCCGCTTTTGGACTTTTAGAATATAACAAAGAAGATTTTGTTAAGTTCTGGATTGGTAATAATGCAGGCGATGAGACGAAGGAAGGAATTGCATTACTGATCGAAGCGACACCAAACTTTTTTCAATCTGATTTTGACAAAGAAGAAAATTCCGGTTTAGGATTTAAATTTCTTTTTAAATATTTATTTCAATACAAATCATTTCTTATACAGCTTGCAATTGGACTTGTAGCCAGCAGTCTGCTGCAGCTTATTTTTCCATTTTTAACCCAGAGTATAGTCGACGTCGGGATTCAGAATCAGAACATTCATTTTATCTATTTAATTCTTTTTGCAATGCTTTTTATTTTTGCAGGAAGAACTGGTTTGGAGTTAATTAGAAGCTGGATTTTACTTCATTTATCAACGAGAATCAATATTTCGTTAATTTCAGATTTCTTTATTAAATTAATGAATCTGCCTATTTCCTATTTTGATGTCCGCATGACAGGAGATATTATGCAGCGAATAAACGATCACCGCCGTATCGAGAGAATACTTACCACATCCTCTCTTAATGTGCTGTTTTCTGTAATAAATATGTTTATAATGGGAGCGGTTTTAGCCTATTTCAATCTGCAGATATTCCTAGTTTTCTTTTTAGGAAGCGTGCTCTATTTTGCATGGATAACAATGTTCCTAAAAAGAAGAGAAGTTTTAGATTATAAACGTTTTGCAGAAGTTTCAAACGAACAGAGTAAAGTAATGGAGCTGATAAACGGCATGCAGGAAATAAAGCTTCATAATGCCGAAAAACAAAAACGCTGGGGCTGGGAGTATGTGCAGGCAAGACTTTTTAGGGTTTCAATAAAAGGCTTGGTTTTAGAACAGGCACAAACGATCGGTTCGTCGGTTATCAATGAGCTTAAAAACATTTTTATAATTCTTCTTTCTGCAAAACTTGTAATTGATGGATCCATTACATTAGGGATGATGCTCGCGATAAGCGCCATTGTTGGAAATTTAAATGGCCCAATTACTCAGTTAATAGAATTTGTTAGAGAATTGCAGGATGCTAAAATTTCACTTGCCAGATTATCCGAGATTCATCAAAAAGAAGATGAACTGCAGCAGGAAGTGCACCAGACAACTGAAGTGCCGAATGATGTTGATATTGAGATTAAAAATCTTTCGTATCGTTATTTAGGTTCAGATATTCCAGTATTGGATAATTTAAGTTTAATCATCCCGGCCAATAAAGTAACTGCAATTGTGGGTGTCAGCGGAAGCGGTAAAACAACCCTGATGAAACTGCTTTTGAAATTTTACGAACCCGAAAAAGGAGAGGTTTTAATTGGAAATGCACAGCTTAAAAATATATCTCAAAAAGCCTGGAGGTCAAATATTGGTGCTGTAATGCAGGAAGGCTTTATTTTTAGTGATACAATTGCAAATAATATTGCTTTTGGAGTAGACAGGATTGATAAAGAAAGATTAATCTACGCTTCAGATGTGGCAAATATTAAAGAATACATCAGCAGTCTGCCGTTGGGTTTTAATACTAAAATAGGAGCGGAAGGTATTGGAATGAGTACAGGCCAGAAGCAGCGACTTCTTATTGCCAGAGCTGTTTATAAAAACCCAGAAATACTTTTCTTTGATGAGGCTACTTCTGCATTAGATGCCAATAATGAGAAAGAAATAATGAAAAAATTAGATATTTTTTTCAAAAATAAAACGGTAATCGTAATTGCGCATCGATTGAGTACTGTTATGAATGCAGATCAGATTGTGGTTTTAGATAAAGGAAAAATTATCGAAATCGGAAGTCATTCAGCATTAGTAGAACAGAAGGGAAATTATTTTGAACTGGTTAGAAATCAACTGCAATTAGGAAATTAATCATGGCTGAAGATACATTTGAGTTAAGAAGCGAAGAAGTTCAGGATATCCTGACCAAAGTACCGCATTGGATGATCCGATGGGGAACAGTGCTGATATTTGCCATAATTGTAATGCTGTTTTTTGTTTCCTGGTTTGTCAAATATCCAGATGTTGTGCATACCGAAATCGTAATTACCACTAATATTCCTCCTGAGAGAATTGTTTCGAAATCTTCTGGTCGTATTGAGGCAATTTTGGTAAAAAACAAAACTTTGGTTCCTAAAAACAGCACACTGGCCATCATTGAAAATACCGCTGACTACAAGGATGTTTTTTTATTAAAAAGCATTGTAGACAGCTATGATATTAATGCTAAAAAAGTATTTCCGTTTGCGATGCTGAAAAATAAACAGCTAGGTGAAATAGAAAGTGCCTTTGCTGTTTTTCAGAAAGATTATCAGGCTCAGGAATTAAACGAAAATCTGCATCCTTTTGAAATTGAAAGCAGGGCGCAGAGCTCAGAGAAAATCCAGATCAAAGAAAGACTGGATATTCTCCAGCAGCAAAAGGTAATTAATGAAAGTGAACTGGAACTGCAGAAAAATGAAATAGCGCGTTTTGAAGTTTTATTCAATAAAGGAATTATTTCTGCTCAGGAAATGGAATTGAAGAAACTGGGTTATCTTCAGGCAATGAAGAGTTATAAAAGCCTTTTAACCTCGATTTCCCAATTAAGGTCCTCTTTGATCGACAATACAAAATCGAGCCAAAATTCGCACATAAACAGCACAAAAGAGGAGGTTAATCTTGGAAGGAGTATGGCGCAGTCATTTTATCAGCTGAAAAAAGTGATAAAAGACTGGGAACTGGCTTATACATTAAAATCTTCTGTAAGCGGGGTTGTTACTTTTCTGCAGGTTTGGAACGAAAATCAGACTATAAATGTGGGGGATAATGTTTTCTCTATAATTCCAGATGCTAAAAACAGTTTTGTTGGAAAAGTAAAAGCTCCCGCTCTGAATTCAGGAAAAATAAAAGTAGGGCAGAGAGTCAATATTCGTCTGGCCAATTATCCTGATAGAGAGTTTGGTGTATTGAAAGGTGAAATCAAAAATATTTCGTTAGTGCCCGATAAAGATGGAAACTTATTGCTGGACGTCGCACTTCCTAACGGCTTAAAAACATCTTATAATAAACAAATTATCTTCCAGCAGGAAATGAAAGGAAGTGCCGAAATTGTGACAGAAGATTTACGATTAATTGAAAGAATCTTGTATCAATTTAAAAGTATATTTGAACAAGTTTAGAATTTCAAATAAAAATCCTTAGTTAGTTCGATATATTCTGGAGTATAAACATGTCTGTCGATTTCGATAACTAATTCATCGATTTCAATTGTGGAAACTTCATTGCGGCTAAAAGCCAGTAAACTTCGCTTAATTTCTGATTTTGGAGTGCCTTTTACCCTTGTGATTTTTATTGGGTACAATTCAGCTTCTTTTGCTAAAGCGATGAATTTTTCTTCTTCTTTAAAAGGAATAATTATAGCAAGTACTCCGTTTTCTGAAAGCAATAAATCTGCAGCTTCGACGATTTCTTCAAAAGGCATTGCATCTTGAAAACGTGCTAAATCTCTCTGTTCATTCTCTGTTTTGTAATCTTCAGCATAAAAAGGAGGATTCGAAACAATCAAATCATATTCGTCTTCAGGTTCTTCGATAAATTCGTCTAAACCAGCATGAAAGCAAAATAAACGATCTCCCCAAGGAGAACTTTCAAAATTTTCAACGGCTTGTTCGTAAGCATCTTCATCAATTTCAAGAGCATCGATTTGTTCTGCATGAGTGCGCTGCGCCAGCATTAAAGCGATAATTCCTGTTCCTGCACCAATATCCAAAATACTAAACGGATTGTGATTTATTGGAGCCCAAGAACCCAATAAAACGCCGTCTGTACCAACTTTCATTGCACAACGATCTTGATTAATGGTAAATTGCTTAAATGAAAACATAAGTGAAAAATTCCAATTTTTTTTTTAAATTCCAAATTCCAACCAAATAGTGTAAATTCCAAAGCGAAATTCTCAAACCAATTGAAAGCAGTAAATCAGTAAGATTTATTGTTTGGCAAAAGTAAGATTAAAATCTTAATAATTATTTTGAAGTTTTCGTGATTATTGCTGATAAAATTTTACGCAATTCTTCTACCTCAAATAATAAAGAATCAGAAATCATTCTTTGATCAGGGTTTAGTTCGTGTAATAAGCGCAGCCAGAATTTAGATTCTTTGGCTTCTTTTCGGGATATTTTAAGTCTAAATATTAAATCTTTATCACCTAATTTTTCATTCGCTTCAATGTAGTTTGCTCCCACAGAACCAGACGATCTTATTAATTGTTTGCCGTCTTCAATATTGGATGTTGTTTTCGATAAAGTTCTAATATATGTTCGACATTCTTTTGCAAACAAGAAAGTCCTCTTTTCTAAATCATAGGGTTTATTCATAAAGAAAATAATTTTCAAATTTTTAAATTCAAATATTTGAAGTTCAAAAATAAGAATTTATACTTATGTAAGTTTTTCTTTAATAAAAATATAAAGCCATAAAACTTCGATACCAAATTAGAATTTGGAATTTCATTCTAGTTTGGAATTTGAAATTTAAAAAAAATTGGAATTTAAACCTAAAGGTACATCTCCACAAGACCTTCTGGAAGATCCATGATTACTTTTTTGTTGTCGCGGTCAATCTTTACCAAGAAATGGTCGATCATTGGAACTAAGATTTCCACTTCACCATTTAAAACTTCAAAAAGTGGTTGAGCAGTTGAGTCATTAATAGAAGTTATTTTTCCGAAAACACCTAAACGTTTGTCTTCAATTTCAAAACCAATAACTTCGTGGAAATAAAATTTGTTACCTGTAAGTTTTGGTAACATGGTTAAAGGAAGATAAATCGCATTGCCTACTAAAGAATCTGCTTCTTCCTCTGTATTTACATCTTCAAAACGAACTCTTAGAAAGTCGTTTTTATGTAAAGAACTTGTTTCAATAAAAAAAGGAACCAAGTGTTTGTTGTGTTCAACAAACACTGATTCCAGATTTTCGTATAACTCAGGTTCATCCGTATCTAAATAGATTAGAACTTCACCTTTGAAACTAAATTTTTTAGCGATTTTACCTAAATAAAAACATTCTTCTTTACGCATTCTCGCTAAGTAAAATTATGCTTCAGTTGTTTCGTTATTCTCTTCAGCAGCAGGAGTTTCTTCAGTTGCAGCTTCAACTTCAGCAACTTCTTCTTCTTCAACTGCAGGAGTTGCAGCAGCGATAGCATCAGCTTCAGCCTGAGCTGCAGCAGCTAAACGTTTAGCATTAACTTCTTGTTCAGCTTTTAAAGCTTTAGCTTTAACATCAGCTTGTGCTTTTGATAAACCATCTTTTTTAGCATCAACTTTTCCAGCTTTAGCCTCTAACCAAGCAGCTAATTTAGCGTCAGCTTGCTCTTGAG contains:
- a CDS encoding peptidase domain-containing ABC transporter; protein product: MKKFTHYRQADHKDCGPTCLKIIAKYYGKTINIQELRDFSETTREGSNLLFLSDAAEKIGFRTLGVKLSVKRIEEAPLPCILHWNKDHYVVLYKIKKGKYYISDPAFGLLEYNKEDFVKFWIGNNAGDETKEGIALLIEATPNFFQSDFDKEENSGLGFKFLFKYLFQYKSFLIQLAIGLVASSLLQLIFPFLTQSIVDVGIQNQNIHFIYLILFAMLFIFAGRTGLELIRSWILLHLSTRINISLISDFFIKLMNLPISYFDVRMTGDIMQRINDHRRIERILTTSSLNVLFSVINMFIMGAVLAYFNLQIFLVFFLGSVLYFAWITMFLKRREVLDYKRFAEVSNEQSKVMELINGMQEIKLHNAEKQKRWGWEYVQARLFRVSIKGLVLEQAQTIGSSVINELKNIFIILLSAKLVIDGSITLGMMLAISAIVGNLNGPITQLIEFVRELQDAKISLARLSEIHQKEDELQQEVHQTTEVPNDVDIEIKNLSYRYLGSDIPVLDNLSLIIPANKVTAIVGVSGSGKTTLMKLLLKFYEPEKGEVLIGNAQLKNISQKAWRSNIGAVMQEGFIFSDTIANNIAFGVDRIDKERLIYASDVANIKEYISSLPLGFNTKIGAEGIGMSTGQKQRLLIARAVYKNPEILFFDEATSALDANNEKEIMKKLDIFFKNKTVIVIAHRLSTVMNADQIVVLDKGKIIEIGSHSALVEQKGNYFELVRNQLQLGN
- a CDS encoding HlyD family efflux transporter periplasmic adaptor subunit; translated protein: MAEDTFELRSEEVQDILTKVPHWMIRWGTVLIFAIIVMLFFVSWFVKYPDVVHTEIVITTNIPPERIVSKSSGRIEAILVKNKTLVPKNSTLAIIENTADYKDVFLLKSIVDSYDINAKKVFPFAMLKNKQLGEIESAFAVFQKDYQAQELNENLHPFEIESRAQSSEKIQIKERLDILQQQKVINESELELQKNEIARFEVLFNKGIISAQEMELKKLGYLQAMKSYKSLLTSISQLRSSLIDNTKSSQNSHINSTKEEVNLGRSMAQSFYQLKKVIKDWELAYTLKSSVSGVVTFLQVWNENQTINVGDNVFSIIPDAKNSFVGKVKAPALNSGKIKVGQRVNIRLANYPDREFGVLKGEIKNISLVPDKDGNLLLDVALPNGLKTSYNKQIIFQQEMKGSAEIVTEDLRLIERILYQFKSIFEQV
- a CDS encoding methyltransferase; this translates as MFSFKQFTINQDRCAMKVGTDGVLLGSWAPINHNPFSILDIGAGTGIIALMLAQRTHAEQIDALEIDEDAYEQAVENFESSPWGDRLFCFHAGLDEFIEEPEDEYDLIVSNPPFYAEDYKTENEQRDLARFQDAMPFEEIVEAADLLLSENGVLAIIIPFKEEEKFIALAKEAELYPIKITRVKGTPKSEIKRSLLAFSRNEVSTIEIDELVIEIDRHVYTPEYIELTKDFYLKF
- a CDS encoding four helix bundle protein; the encoded protein is MNKPYDLEKRTFLFAKECRTYIRTLSKTTSNIEDGKQLIRSSGSVGANYIEANEKLGDKDLIFRLKISRKEAKESKFWLRLLHELNPDQRMISDSLLFEVEELRKILSAIITKTSK
- the rimM gene encoding ribosome maturation factor RimM (Essential for efficient processing of 16S rRNA), producing the protein MRKEECFYLGKIAKKFSFKGEVLIYLDTDEPELYENLESVFVEHNKHLVPFFIETSSLHKNDFLRVRFEDVNTEEEADSLVGNAIYLPLTMLPKLTGNKFYFHEVIGFEIEDKRLGVFGKITSINDSTAQPLFEVLNGEVEILVPMIDHFLVKIDRDNKKVIMDLPEGLVEMYL
- a CDS encoding 30S ribosomal protein S16 — its product is MSVKIRLQRHGKKGKPFYWVVAADARSKRDGKYLEKIGTYNPNTNPATVELDLDSAVKWLHNGAQPTDTARAILSYKGALLKHHLDGGIRKGALTQEQADAKLAAWLEAKAGKVDAKKDGLSKAQADVKAKALKAEQEVNAKRLAAAAQAEADAIAAATPAVEEEEVAEVEAATEETPAAEENNETTEA